From Cecembia calidifontis, one genomic window encodes:
- a CDS encoding SusC/RagA family TonB-linked outer membrane protein, with amino-acid sequence MNEKLLRLIDNFQPKPLSYLIFSILLLFSFQLIASHKGVKSFEHTEVILAGEDSNFSKSNPTEKEPNTSKDTKNSSSSLSQSAKDRKQKNVLSQENTKGKISELFQEIRGVVTDGKDGMPIPGVTVLIKGTSIGVATGVDGDFKLEAQPGQILVISFIGYRSQEVLVEAGKTVYNIVLSETETSLQEFVVIGYGEQRRETLIGAVSQTNAQVLQRTGGVSNLGAALTGNLPGLIAVQSSGAPGDEQPQIVIRGNNTWNGNGPLILVDGVERPEFFNQMDIGSVESISVLKDASATAVFGSRGANGVIIVTTKRGREGKAEIVARVNSTVKSPSKLPGKMDAYDAIGIRNLAIERELSVSPQAWSQIIPQEIREKYRNPANLEEAERYPNIDWQNYLFKDYAMAYNANVSITGGTKFTKYFAAFDFQNEGDLFREFENGRGYQPGYGFNRLNFRNNLDFQLTSSTLLKVNLGGIYGVRKTPWNGSNDANFWRAAYRNPPDVFMPRYSNGLWGYYPLDDFGAINSARVLAIGGIEYTTTTSLSTNIVLEQDLKKFIKGLNFRGTIALDNTFTEIGRGVNDLFNNTEEMWIDPVTGRVNLKNNFDNSNFDFFQPIAWTTQGGTVEGAQRRMFYQAQLNYATTIADNHNLNAMGLVMRQEDAIGDMIPSYREDWVFRTVYNYKNKYLAEYNGAYNGSEKFGVNYRFAFFSSGGIGWVLSEENFMKNIKPIDFLKVTASYGEVGDDNIGGRFLFMNQWEFGGSSRMSTVGWRGDFSPYTWYRQTVLGNPNVRWETVYKYNLKTEFSLFKGFLDGSFDIFRDNRVDILMAADRSVPSYFGANAPAANLGRVETTGYEIELRFNKILKNGIRLWADVALTRAVDVVINRDDPEFLAAYQKQAGFQLGQARSHINQGFYNTWDEVFASTPHNTNNGGKLPGGYFILDFNGDGVIDAFDAAPYGFSNIPQNTYNTNIGIEWNGLSFFMQFYGVNNVTRSVPFTNLDGQRNLVYDEGTYWSRDTPNADSPLPVWLTPVSYYYGARYLYDGSFLRLKNAEIAYNVNSASARKLGMAGLRVFLNGNNLLVWSKMPDDRESNFGTGAAWEGAYPMMRRINLGLTMTF; translated from the coding sequence ATGAATGAAAAATTACTAAGGCTAATCGATAACTTTCAACCCAAACCTTTAAGCTATTTAATCTTCTCTATTTTGCTGCTGTTTAGCTTCCAGTTGATAGCATCTCATAAAGGGGTTAAAAGCTTTGAGCACACTGAAGTTATTTTAGCGGGTGAAGATTCAAATTTTAGTAAAAGTAATCCAACGGAAAAAGAGCCGAATACTTCCAAGGACACTAAAAATTCTTCTTCTTCCCTTTCGCAGTCTGCAAAAGACCGTAAGCAGAAAAACGTCCTTTCCCAAGAAAATACAAAGGGAAAAATTTCGGAATTATTTCAAGAAATCAGGGGTGTTGTTACGGATGGAAAAGATGGAATGCCAATTCCAGGTGTTACCGTTTTGATTAAGGGAACCTCCATAGGGGTTGCCACAGGTGTCGATGGCGATTTTAAACTTGAAGCGCAGCCAGGTCAAATCCTTGTTATCAGTTTTATTGGTTATAGATCGCAGGAAGTGTTAGTAGAAGCGGGAAAAACAGTTTACAATATTGTTTTAAGTGAAACTGAAACCTCACTTCAAGAATTCGTAGTAATCGGATATGGCGAGCAAAGGAGAGAGACTTTGATTGGTGCTGTTTCTCAGACAAATGCCCAAGTATTGCAAAGAACCGGCGGGGTTTCTAATCTTGGTGCTGCATTGACGGGTAACTTGCCTGGCTTGATTGCAGTGCAAAGTTCAGGAGCCCCTGGGGACGAACAGCCGCAGATTGTCATAAGGGGCAACAACACCTGGAACGGCAATGGTCCCTTAATTTTGGTGGATGGAGTGGAACGACCTGAGTTTTTTAATCAAATGGATATCGGTTCGGTTGAATCTATCTCTGTTTTGAAAGATGCTTCTGCTACAGCGGTTTTTGGTTCGAGAGGTGCAAATGGGGTAATCATCGTTACCACCAAAAGAGGTAGAGAAGGGAAAGCAGAAATTGTCGCCAGGGTAAATTCAACCGTAAAGTCACCATCTAAGCTTCCTGGAAAAATGGATGCTTACGATGCAATTGGTATTCGTAATTTAGCGATTGAAAGAGAATTATCTGTAAGTCCCCAGGCATGGTCACAGATCATACCCCAGGAGATTCGAGAAAAGTACCGTAACCCAGCCAATTTAGAGGAGGCAGAAAGATATCCGAATATTGATTGGCAGAATTACCTGTTCAAGGACTATGCCATGGCATATAATGCGAATGTGTCCATTACAGGAGGTACTAAATTTACTAAATATTTCGCAGCATTTGATTTCCAGAATGAAGGAGATCTTTTTCGAGAATTTGAAAACGGCAGAGGTTATCAGCCTGGCTATGGCTTCAATAGGCTTAACTTCAGAAATAATCTTGATTTTCAGTTGACATCTTCCACACTTTTAAAAGTCAATTTGGGAGGTATCTATGGAGTTCGTAAAACTCCTTGGAATGGGAGCAATGATGCAAATTTCTGGCGTGCTGCTTACCGTAACCCACCGGACGTATTTATGCCCAGATATTCTAATGGACTTTGGGGTTATTATCCTTTAGATGATTTTGGGGCAATCAATTCTGCTAGAGTATTGGCTATCGGAGGTATTGAATATACCACCACCACAAGTCTATCAACCAATATCGTATTGGAGCAGGATTTAAAAAAATTCATCAAAGGTCTAAATTTTAGAGGTACTATAGCGTTGGATAATACCTTCACTGAAATTGGTAGGGGTGTTAATGATTTGTTTAATAATACGGAAGAAATGTGGATTGACCCTGTTACGGGAAGGGTGAATCTTAAAAACAACTTTGACAACAGCAATTTCGATTTTTTCCAGCCAATTGCTTGGACTACCCAAGGTGGTACGGTAGAGGGGGCACAGCGTAGGATGTTCTACCAAGCTCAATTGAATTATGCTACTACGATCGCCGATAACCATAACCTTAATGCTATGGGTTTGGTCATGAGACAAGAGGATGCGATTGGTGACATGATCCCAAGCTATCGTGAGGACTGGGTATTCCGTACGGTTTATAATTACAAGAATAAATACTTAGCAGAATATAACGGTGCTTATAACGGTTCAGAGAAGTTTGGAGTCAACTATAGATTTGCGTTTTTCTCTTCCGGTGGTATTGGTTGGGTGCTCTCAGAAGAGAACTTCATGAAAAACATCAAGCCGATTGATTTCTTGAAAGTAACTGCTTCCTATGGTGAAGTCGGTGACGATAATATTGGAGGAAGATTCCTTTTCATGAATCAATGGGAATTTGGAGGTTCTTCCAGAATGTCTACTGTCGGTTGGAGAGGTGATTTTAGTCCTTACACTTGGTATAGACAAACAGTGTTGGGAAATCCAAATGTCCGTTGGGAAACTGTGTACAAATACAATCTAAAAACAGAGTTTAGTCTGTTCAAAGGCTTTTTGGATGGTAGTTTTGATATTTTCCGAGACAATCGGGTGGATATTTTGATGGCAGCGGACCGTTCCGTACCAAGTTATTTTGGTGCCAATGCACCTGCTGCAAATTTAGGTCGGGTTGAGACAACCGGCTATGAAATTGAGTTACGCTTTAACAAAATTTTGAAAAATGGTATCAGACTGTGGGCAGATGTGGCCCTGACCAGAGCAGTTGATGTAGTAATTAATAGAGATGATCCTGAATTTTTGGCAGCGTACCAAAAGCAAGCAGGTTTCCAGTTGGGCCAAGCACGCTCTCACATCAATCAAGGGTTTTATAATACCTGGGATGAAGTATTTGCAAGTACGCCACACAATACCAATAATGGGGGGAAATTACCTGGAGGATACTTTATTCTTGATTTCAATGGAGATGGGGTGATTGATGCCTTTGATGCTGCGCCTTATGGATTTTCAAACATACCACAAAACACTTACAACACCAATATTGGTATCGAGTGGAATGGCTTATCCTTTTTTATGCAGTTTTATGGTGTCAATAACGTAACCAGAAGTGTGCCTTTTACCAACTTGGATGGACAGCGAAATCTTGTCTATGACGAAGGGACCTATTGGTCCAGAGATACCCCGAATGCCGATAGTCCACTACCTGTTTGGTTGACACCAGTATCTTATTATTATGGTGCCAGGTACTTATATGATGGCTCATTCTTAAGATTGAAAAATGCAGAAATCGCTTATAACGTGAATTCAGCCAGTGCCAGAAAATTAGGCATGGCAGGATTAAGGGTTTTCCTCAATGGTAACAATCTTTTGGTTTGGAGTAAAATGCCAGACGATAGAGAATCAAACTTTGGAACTGGTGCAGCATGGGAGGGGGCTTACCCTATGATGAGAAGGATAAACTTAGGTTTAACGATGACATTCTAA
- a CDS encoding IS30 family transposase → MNKFKHLSQEQRYQIEALFRNGTSQTKIAAIIGVNKSTVSRELQRNTGKRGRYSGEYKAAVAQNRTDERHRLKRKRIKFTESLKEEARKFLVVDKLSPELISVTWKKQGKEGVCHETLYNWIFTAKKSSHWRYRRDRELYKNLRHGKRKRKRGNYRHTRGIIRERVPIDQRPPVVEKRQRIGDIEVDLMMGKNHKSALLVLVDRATLVTTIEKLDGKNADIIEQKIAKRIQRIGASFFKSITFDNDMAFANHYKIRDKFNIPTFFTRPYTSQDKGTVENRIGLIRAFLPKGTDLNQISREQIQNIETKINNRPIRKFNYLSPIECLMKKLGVAFMT, encoded by the coding sequence ATGAATAAATTTAAACATCTCAGCCAGGAACAAAGGTACCAAATAGAGGCTTTATTTAGAAACGGAACTTCCCAGACCAAAATCGCTGCGATTATCGGTGTCAACAAAAGTACTGTATCCAGAGAACTTCAAAGAAATACCGGCAAGAGGGGCCGTTATAGCGGTGAATATAAGGCTGCAGTTGCCCAGAACCGTACAGACGAAAGACATAGACTCAAGAGAAAGCGAATCAAATTTACCGAGTCCCTTAAAGAAGAGGCCCGCAAATTCCTTGTTGTTGACAAATTGAGCCCAGAGCTAATATCGGTCACCTGGAAGAAACAAGGTAAAGAAGGGGTTTGTCATGAGACACTCTACAACTGGATATTTACTGCCAAAAAAAGTAGCCATTGGAGATACCGAAGGGACAGGGAGCTTTACAAGAATCTCCGGCATGGTAAAAGAAAGCGTAAGAGAGGTAATTACAGGCATACCAGAGGAATTATCAGGGAGAGAGTTCCAATTGACCAAAGGCCTCCTGTAGTTGAAAAAAGACAAAGGATAGGAGATATTGAAGTAGACCTTATGATGGGGAAAAACCACAAATCAGCTCTTTTGGTACTGGTGGACAGGGCAACCTTGGTTACTACCATAGAGAAACTTGATGGTAAAAATGCAGATATCATTGAACAGAAAATAGCAAAGAGAATACAGAGAATTGGTGCTTCGTTCTTCAAATCAATCACTTTCGATAATGATATGGCATTCGCAAACCATTATAAAATCAGAGATAAATTCAATATCCCAACATTCTTTACAAGACCATACACTTCACAGGATAAAGGAACAGTGGAAAACAGAATCGGACTTATCAGGGCTTTCCTGCCAAAGGGTACTGACCTCAATCAAATCTCTCGGGAACAGATCCAAAATATAGAAACCAAAATCAATAACAGGCCAATAAGAAAGTTTAATTATCTTAGTCCTATCGAATGTCTAATGAAAAAATTAGGCGTTGCATTTATGACTTGA
- a CDS encoding aldose epimerase family protein — protein MKSKLTFILSLMGIVSLVSWNCSGSKKEEKSMIQEKVNFKVKVKEVPVAGKTAKVFHLDNGNGMEVEISSYGGIISKLIVPDNNGIIENIVLGYENVADYDNNDYYFGAAIGRFGNRIAKGKFELDGKTYQLATNDGDNHLHGGLLGFNRVFWDAAYIEGQESMIVKMSYTSKDGEEGYPGNLKTILTFELTKDNRLLLEFTAETDQPTIVNLTHHGYFNLSAMNEDILGHQLTIHAPQYTPVDAGLIPTGELKAVKDTPFDFTTPHLIGERIAQVPGGYDHNFVVKESHSDELVKMAELYHEKSGRVMELYADSPAVQFYSGNFLDGKVTVNGVNYRQYMGLCLEPQTFPNAPNEPSFPTARLNPGEVYRHRIQYHFKVK, from the coding sequence ATGAAAAGTAAATTAACATTTATACTTTCCCTGATGGGGATTGTCAGCCTGGTGAGTTGGAACTGTTCCGGGTCAAAGAAAGAAGAAAAATCAATGATACAAGAAAAAGTCAATTTCAAGGTCAAGGTGAAGGAAGTGCCTGTTGCTGGAAAGACCGCCAAGGTTTTTCATTTGGATAATGGAAATGGAATGGAAGTAGAAATTTCCAGCTATGGAGGCATTATTTCAAAGCTGATTGTACCAGACAATAATGGCATCATTGAGAATATTGTTTTGGGCTATGAAAATGTTGCCGATTATGACAATAACGATTATTACTTTGGGGCAGCTATTGGCCGGTTTGGAAATAGAATAGCCAAAGGTAAGTTTGAGTTAGATGGTAAGACCTATCAATTGGCGACCAATGATGGGGACAATCATCTACATGGAGGTCTTCTCGGTTTCAATAGGGTATTTTGGGATGCAGCATACATCGAAGGTCAAGAATCTATGATTGTCAAGATGTCATATACCAGTAAAGACGGAGAAGAAGGATACCCCGGTAATCTGAAAACAATTCTGACTTTTGAGCTTACCAAGGATAACCGACTCCTATTGGAGTTCACTGCGGAAACGGATCAGCCTACTATTGTCAACCTGACCCATCATGGCTACTTTAATCTTAGTGCTATGAATGAAGATATTCTGGGTCATCAATTAACTATCCATGCACCCCAATACACACCTGTAGATGCTGGACTTATTCCAACAGGGGAATTGAAAGCAGTTAAGGATACACCATTTGATTTTACAACACCACATTTGATAGGAGAGAGGATTGCCCAAGTTCCTGGTGGATATGACCATAATTTTGTGGTCAAGGAGTCCCATTCTGATGAATTGGTGAAAATGGCGGAACTTTATCATGAGAAATCCGGAAGGGTGATGGAATTATATGCTGATTCGCCAGCTGTTCAGTTTTATTCCGGTAATTTCCTAGATGGAAAAGTGACGGTCAATGGAGTGAATTATAGACAGTACATGGGGCTCTGTCTTGAGCCACAGACTTTTCCCAATGCACCAAATGAACCAAGCTTTCCAACAGCAAGACTAAATCCGGGAGAAGTATACCGCCATAGGATACAGTATCACTTTAAGGTGAAGTGA
- a CDS encoding L-ribulose-5-phosphate 4-epimerase codes for MYKQLKEACYEANMQLPKLDLVVYTFGNVSEVDREKGVFAIKPSGVPYEELKVEDIVIVDFDAKVVDGKMRPSSDTKTHAFLYKNWESIGGICHTHSTYAVAWAQAIMDIPNFGTTHADHLTADIPCAPPMADHLIEGDYEYNTGQQILDCFDGKNLSPNEVEMVLVGSHGPFAWGKDAAKAVYNSKVLEEIAKMAYLTLQINPHAAKLKDALVKKHYERKHGKNAYYGQGC; via the coding sequence ATGTACAAACAACTCAAAGAGGCCTGTTATGAGGCAAATATGCAGCTCCCAAAATTAGATCTTGTGGTCTACACATTTGGGAACGTCAGTGAAGTAGATAGGGAAAAGGGTGTTTTTGCAATCAAGCCCAGCGGTGTGCCATATGAAGAATTAAAGGTTGAGGATATCGTGATTGTGGACTTTGATGCCAAAGTGGTGGATGGAAAGATGCGTCCATCATCAGATACGAAAACCCATGCCTTTTTATATAAGAATTGGGAAAGTATCGGTGGTATATGCCATACCCATTCCACTTATGCGGTAGCTTGGGCCCAGGCTATCATGGATATTCCAAACTTCGGCACTACACATGCTGATCATTTGACAGCAGATATTCCCTGTGCCCCCCCAATGGCCGACCACCTGATCGAAGGGGATTATGAATACAATACCGGCCAACAGATTTTGGATTGTTTTGACGGGAAGAATTTGAGTCCTAATGAAGTGGAGATGGTCTTGGTTGGAAGTCATGGGCCATTTGCTTGGGGAAAAGATGCCGCTAAGGCTGTTTACAACAGTAAAGTACTTGAGGAAATTGCCAAAATGGCCTATTTGACGCTTCAAATCAACCCCCATGCAGCTAAGCTGAAAGATGCCCTGGTTAAAAAGCACTATGAGCGCAAGCATGGAAAAAATGCTTACTATGGCCAAGGATGCTGA
- a CDS encoding ribulokinase, with protein sequence MKQQYVVGLDYGTDSVRAVLVNAGNGQVLASNVYWYPRWKAGKYCNPVINQFRQHPLDHLEGLESTIMGVLSEAKIDSSLVKAICVDTTGSSPMPVDKRAQSLALDPEFAENPNAMMILWKDHTAINEADEINKIARTWGGEDFTKYEGGIYSSEWFWAKILHVIREDEAVKNAAYSWMEHCDFITSQLIGCKDPLALKRSRCAAGHKALWHESWGGLPPKEFLEKFDPYLAELKDRLYTETYTSDQVAGHLSPEWAEKLGLSTEVVVAVGTFDAHAGAVGGEITENTLIKVMGTSTCDIMVTNKEKLGDKLIPGICGQVDGSVIPGTIGLEAGQSGFGDVLAWFKNLILRPSLEMIQASDSLSPEQKEALTNELEDNLIIKLSEDALAIPVSESSIVALDWINGRRTPDANQALKGAIRNLNMGSDAARIFKALVEAISFGSKSIVERFRQEGVQIDAVIGLGGVAKKSTLVMQTLADVLDMPIKVATSDQAPALGAAMYAATAAGIHPSTEAAIQAMSSGFDKVYEPIAEHVEVYKKLYQDYLEFGKLVEG encoded by the coding sequence ATGAAACAGCAATATGTAGTAGGCTTGGATTATGGAACTGATTCAGTTAGGGCTGTTTTAGTGAATGCGGGGAATGGACAGGTTTTAGCCAGTAATGTCTATTGGTATCCCAGATGGAAAGCCGGGAAATATTGTAACCCTGTTATTAACCAATTCAGGCAGCATCCATTGGATCATTTAGAAGGTCTGGAATCCACAATAATGGGCGTATTAAGTGAGGCAAAAATCGATTCATCCCTTGTAAAGGCAATTTGTGTGGATACAACAGGTTCTTCACCAATGCCGGTGGATAAGCGTGCCCAATCTTTGGCTTTAGATCCTGAATTTGCAGAAAATCCAAATGCCATGATGATCCTATGGAAGGATCATACAGCTATTAATGAGGCAGATGAGATCAATAAAATTGCCCGAACCTGGGGCGGGGAAGATTTTACCAAGTATGAAGGGGGGATTTATTCCTCAGAGTGGTTTTGGGCCAAAATACTTCATGTGATCAGGGAAGATGAAGCGGTCAAAAATGCAGCTTATTCCTGGATGGAACACTGTGATTTTATCACATCCCAATTGATTGGCTGTAAGGATCCATTGGCGCTGAAAAGAAGCAGGTGTGCCGCAGGCCATAAAGCATTGTGGCACGAGTCCTGGGGGGGACTTCCTCCTAAAGAGTTTCTGGAAAAATTTGATCCTTATTTGGCTGAACTTAAGGATAGGCTTTATACGGAGACTTATACTTCTGACCAGGTTGCAGGCCATTTAAGTCCGGAATGGGCTGAGAAGTTGGGGCTTTCAACTGAGGTAGTGGTCGCAGTGGGGACCTTTGATGCCCATGCAGGTGCAGTAGGAGGGGAGATTACTGAAAACACCTTGATTAAGGTAATGGGTACTTCCACCTGTGACATCATGGTGACCAATAAAGAAAAATTGGGAGATAAATTAATCCCTGGTATCTGTGGACAAGTAGACGGTTCGGTGATCCCTGGAACAATAGGTTTGGAAGCTGGACAGTCGGGTTTTGGAGATGTGCTTGCCTGGTTCAAAAACTTGATATTAAGGCCTTCTCTTGAAATGATCCAAGCCAGTGATTCACTCAGTCCAGAACAAAAAGAAGCCTTAACCAATGAGCTGGAAGATAATTTGATCATCAAGCTTTCAGAAGATGCTCTGGCTATTCCTGTATCTGAGTCTTCCATAGTAGCATTGGACTGGATCAATGGCAGGAGAACTCCAGATGCCAACCAAGCGCTCAAAGGTGCCATTCGAAACCTGAATATGGGGTCTGATGCAGCCCGTATTTTCAAAGCCTTGGTGGAAGCAATCAGTTTCGGCTCCAAAAGTATCGTGGAGCGTTTCCGTCAGGAAGGTGTGCAAATCGATGCGGTGATTGGACTGGGAGGAGTTGCCAAGAAGTCAACTTTGGTCATGCAGACCTTAGCAGATGTGTTGGATATGCCCATCAAAGTGGCCACCTCTGATCAGGCTCCGGCTTTAGGTGCTGCCATGTATGCTGCCACTGCAGCAGGGATTCATCCAAGCACAGAAGCAGCTATCCAAGCCATGAGTTCCGGTTTTGATAAAGTCTATGAGCCAATAGCAGAGCATGTGGAAGTATATAAAAAATTGTATCAGGATTATTTGGAGTTTGGCAAGCTAGTAGAGGGATGA
- a CDS encoding alpha-N-arabinofuranosidase, which translates to MLATKKIQVWPLFTLSFILSLNASAQNRLIINTDQGKTTISRHIYGHFAEHLGRNIYGGIWVGPDSKIPNEDGYRKDVMQALIDLEIPNLRWPGGCFADEYHWTDGIGNPADRPKMVNTHWGGVTEDNSFGTHEFLNFAKRIGTEPYITGNVGSGSVEEMSKWIEYINFDGVSPMADLRRRNGQEEPWNIKYWGVGNESWGCGGNMTPEYYANEYRRYATFARDYGGTKLYKIAGGANNFDYNWTEVLFKNIPLNMMDGYSLHYYTVTGTWENKGQATVFDKEEYLETLRKAARLDELLTRHSTIMDKYDPEKKVGIIFDEWGTWYQVEPGTNPGFLYQQNTMRDAHVAAISLNIFNKHAERVHMANLAQTVNVLQAIILTNETDMILTPTYHVFDLYKPHKDATLLPHHLVSEEVSFGKEKMEALNVSTSKSDDGTVNISIVNIHPDKKIALEVVLRGMEAKNVRAEIVTAPSIDSYNTFEKKNTVKKAEFKDFKLNKDNLTINLPANSVLMVRVK; encoded by the coding sequence ATGTTAGCAACGAAAAAAATTCAAGTCTGGCCACTGTTTACCTTAAGTTTCATTTTGTCACTGAATGCTTCAGCACAAAACCGTCTGATAATAAATACTGATCAGGGAAAAACAACCATTAGCAGGCATATTTACGGGCATTTTGCGGAGCATTTGGGCCGAAACATTTATGGTGGTATATGGGTAGGTCCTGATTCAAAAATACCAAATGAAGATGGCTACAGAAAAGATGTAATGCAGGCATTAATCGATTTGGAAATCCCTAATTTAAGATGGCCGGGGGGATGCTTTGCTGATGAATATCACTGGACAGATGGTATTGGTAATCCCGCTGACCGTCCAAAAATGGTAAATACCCATTGGGGAGGGGTGACAGAGGACAATTCCTTCGGAACGCACGAGTTCCTTAATTTTGCTAAGCGAATTGGAACGGAGCCTTACATCACCGGAAACGTTGGTTCTGGGTCTGTGGAGGAAATGTCCAAATGGATTGAATATATCAATTTTGATGGGGTAAGTCCAATGGCTGATTTGAGGAGAAGAAATGGACAAGAAGAACCTTGGAATATAAAATATTGGGGAGTAGGTAATGAAAGTTGGGGTTGCGGGGGTAATATGACGCCAGAATACTATGCCAATGAGTATAGAAGATATGCCACGTTTGCCAGAGATTATGGAGGGACCAAGCTGTATAAAATTGCAGGAGGTGCCAACAACTTCGATTACAACTGGACTGAAGTTTTATTTAAAAACATCCCGTTGAACATGATGGACGGGTATTCTCTTCATTATTATACAGTGACTGGCACATGGGAAAATAAAGGACAAGCCACAGTGTTTGATAAGGAGGAATACTTAGAAACTTTAAGGAAGGCTGCAAGATTGGATGAACTGCTGACCAGGCACAGTACAATCATGGATAAATATGATCCCGAGAAGAAAGTTGGAATTATCTTTGACGAATGGGGTACATGGTACCAAGTGGAGCCTGGGACCAATCCAGGATTCCTTTACCAGCAAAATACCATGCGTGATGCGCACGTAGCAGCAATTTCATTGAATATTTTTAACAAACATGCGGAAAGAGTTCACATGGCCAACCTTGCACAGACCGTCAATGTGTTGCAAGCCATTATTTTGACCAATGAAACTGACATGATTTTGACCCCAACTTATCATGTGTTTGACCTTTACAAGCCACACAAAGATGCTACTTTGTTGCCTCATCATTTGGTCTCAGAAGAAGTAAGTTTTGGAAAAGAAAAAATGGAAGCCTTGAATGTATCAACTTCCAAATCGGATGATGGTACAGTAAATATCAGTATTGTAAATATCCACCCTGACAAAAAAATAGCGCTGGAGGTAGTGTTAAGAGGTATGGAGGCTAAGAATGTGAGAGCTGAAATTGTCACCGCTCCATCTATTGATTCTTACAATACTTTTGAGAAAAAGAATACTGTTAAAAAAGCCGAATTCAAAGATTTCAAATTAAACAAAGACAACCTGACGATTAATCTGCCTGCAAATTCAGTATTGATGGTAAGGGTGAAATAA
- a CDS encoding NUDIX hydrolase, with the protein MKYSNQTRILVAVDCIIFGFDGTDYKLLLIQRGFAPEKEKWSLMGGFIQPEESADEAAERILKQLTGLHDVYMEQIQAFSKPERDPIERVIALPYVALIDIKKYQAQINDDFHARWFSIKELPKLIFDHQAMVELALSKLRYKAAFHPILFELLPDKFTLPQLQAMYEGLYDTKIDKRNFTRKILSTNLLKKEKEKDKSSSKKGAFFYSLDEANYKENFSNFHNFIPKNEIPVGSE; encoded by the coding sequence ATGAAATATTCGAATCAAACTAGGATACTTGTTGCTGTGGATTGTATCATTTTTGGATTTGATGGAACGGATTACAAATTATTGTTGATACAAAGGGGATTTGCCCCGGAAAAAGAAAAGTGGAGCCTGATGGGAGGCTTCATTCAGCCGGAAGAATCTGCTGACGAGGCCGCGGAACGTATTTTAAAACAGCTAACGGGACTTCATGATGTCTATATGGAACAGATACAAGCTTTCAGTAAACCTGAAAGAGACCCCATCGAACGGGTTATCGCTCTTCCCTATGTAGCGCTGATCGACATTAAGAAATACCAAGCCCAAATCAATGATGACTTTCATGCAAGATGGTTTTCGATCAAAGAGTTGCCAAAGCTAATCTTCGACCACCAAGCAATGGTTGAACTTGCCCTTTCCAAATTACGATACAAAGCCGCTTTTCACCCCATTTTATTTGAACTTTTACCGGACAAGTTTACACTTCCCCAGTTACAAGCAATGTATGAAGGGCTGTATGATACAAAAATCGACAAAAGAAATTTTACGCGTAAAATATTGTCCACCAATCTCTTAAAAAAGGAAAAAGAAAAAGATAAATCAAGTTCTAAAAAGGGAGCCTTTTTCTACTCTCTGGATGAAGCGAATTACAAAGAAAACTTTAGCAATTTCCACAATTTCATTCCCAAAAACGAAATACCGGTGGGATCCGAATAA